A portion of the Trichomycterus rosablanca isolate fTriRos1 chromosome 17, fTriRos1.hap1, whole genome shotgun sequence genome contains these proteins:
- the abhd8b gene encoding protein ABHD8, translated as MTMLTSLIDGVLSCLTGTSTNTVVPIQNSEPTDGFEFVEVKPGRVLRVRHIIPDRAVVDEPDKREAGSINCKRKITMYPNGQLFIENVSEATHPELIRCQNGESPVEASDNNNRDSRKVESSMMPQEQVQHRRRKPKHTVMIDCERKITCCKETHPDVALFFIHGVGGSLEIWENQMNYFSQLGYEVIAPDLAGHGASSAPQIAAAYTFYALADDVRIIFMRYAKQRNILIGHSYGVSFCTFLAHEYPDQVHKVVMINGGGPTALEPSLCSVFNLPTCVLHCLSPCLSWSFLMAGFAHPSMEEKKLLKEKNAFNVSSFVLRAMMSGQYWPEGDEIYHAELTVPTLLVHGMHDKFVSIHEDQRMAEILMLGFLKVINEGSHMVMMECPETVNTLLHEFFLWQPASASKPKEEPALSQNANRSKASKEAASATITSKTTNSKLEQDYRKQATAPKPGT; from the exons ATGACTATGCTGACCAGCCTCATCGATGGAGTTCTCTCATGCTTAACGGGAACATCTACAAATACTGTGGTCCCTATTCAAAATTCTGAACCTACAGATGGCTTCGAGTTCGTAGAAGTAAAACCTGGCAGAGTGCTTCGCGTTCGCCACATCATCCCTGACCGAGCTGTGGTAGACGAGCCAGACAAACGGGAAGCAGGCAGCATAAACTGCAAAAGGAAAATCACAATGTATCCCAACGGACAACTATTCATTGAGAACGTGAGTGAAGCAACTCACCCAGAGTTGATTCGGTGCCAGAACGGAGAAAGCCCTGTAGAAGCTTCAGACAATAATAACAGAGACTCAAGAAAAGTTGAATCAAGTATGATGCCACAAGAGCAGGTGCAGCACAGACGCCGGAAACCCAAGCACACTGTGATGATCGACTGTGAGCGTAAGATTACCTGCTGCAAAGAGACGCACCCTGATGTTGCCTTGTTCTTCATACATGGAGTTGGAGGTTCTTTAGAAATTTGGGAAAACCAGATGAACTATTTTTCTCAGCTTGGTTATGAGGTGATCGCTCCAGATCTAGCTGGTCACGGCGCCAGCTCTGCACCTCAGATCGCAGCTGCCTATACCTTTTACGCCCTGGCAGATGATGTAAGAATCATATTTATGAGATATGCCAAACAGAGGAATATTCTTATCGGCCATTCATATGG GGTGTCTTTTTGCACCTTCCTGGCTCACGAGTATCCAGACCAAGTGCACAAAGTAGTGATGATTAACGGTGGTGGGCCTACTGCTCTGGAACCCAGCCTCTGCTCGGTCTTTAACCTGCCCACGTGTGTACTACATTGTTTGTCACCATGTCTGTCTTGGAGTTTTCTCAT GGCTGGGTTTGCCCATCCAAGcatggaagaaaaaaaacttttaaaagagAAGAATGCTTTTAATGTGTCGTCTTTTGTGCTACGGGCTATGATGAGCGGACAGTACTGGCCAGAAGGTGATGAGATCTACCATGCTGAACTCACTGTACCCACTCTTCTGGTGCATGGCATGCATGACAAGTTTGTCTCAATACACGAGGACCAGCGTATGGCCGAG ATTCTAATGCTGGGGTTCCTGAAAGTCATCAATGAGGGGAGCCACATGGTGATGATGGAATGCCCTGAGACAGTCAATACTCTGCTGCATGAATTTTTTCTCTGGCAGCCAGCCTCTGCCTCCAAACCCAAAGAAGAACCAGCCCTTTCACAAAATGCTAACAGAAGTAAAGCCTCCAAAGAAGCAGCTTCGGCCACAATTACGTCTAAGACTACAAACTCAAAACTGGAGCAAGACTATAGAAAGCAGGCAACGGCTCCAAAGCCTGGAACATAG